Proteins co-encoded in one Streptococcus parauberis NCFD 2020 genomic window:
- a CDS encoding membrane protein, translated as MEQIKQFFKRFNITRAQIEIFSVIILLVLGLSVFMINHKSKTALTYDQGHIKYTGYVINHRMNGQGTLVYANGDKYEGDFKQGVFEGQGTFTSRTGWSYKGDFKKGQADGKGTLKAKNNKVYKGTFKQGIFQK; from the coding sequence ATGGAACAGATAAAGCAATTTTTCAAGAGATTTAATATTACACGAGCACAAATCGAAATTTTTTCAGTAATTATCCTCTTGGTTTTAGGTCTATCAGTTTTTATGATTAATCATAAAAGTAAAACTGCCTTAACTTATGATCAAGGACATATCAAATACACTGGTTATGTTATCAACCACCGCATGAATGGTCAAGGAACTCTAGTTTATGCCAATGGTGATAAGTATGAGGGAGATTTTAAACAAGGTGTATTTGAAGGACAAGGGACTTTTACCTCAAGAACAGGCTGGTCTTATAAAGGTGACTTTAAAAAAGGACAAGCAGATGGTAAAGGGACACTCAAAGCAAAAAATAACAAGGTTTACAAAGGGACCTTCAAACAGGGGATATTTCAAAAATGA